ACCGGCCGGGCGCGGCGCGGCTATCGTGCGACCGTCCTTGCCTATCATATGGCCCCGATCCGGCCCGTCGCGGCCATCAAGGATCTGGTCATCGGCCTCGCCGCCGGTGGCGTCCCTCCCCGGGTTATCGCGCGTCAGGTCTTGCGTTCCTACATGCCCAAGGGGGCGTATCGCTCTCTGGTCAACGGCTTCGTCCTGCGCTTTGGCAAGGCCGATGCACTCAGCCGCAGCAGCGCCCGATCGTGATGTCGGCCTGGCAACCCCCGTCGGTGCTGCAGAAACAGGCAGCGCAGCCGCTCTTCTCGGTCATCATCCCGACCTATCAACGGCGGGATAAGGTGGTGGAGGCCGTCCTGTCCGCGCTCGACCAGAGCATCGCGCTGATCGAGGTGATCGTCGTCGTCGATGGCTCCACGGATGGTACGGAACAGGCGCTGGCCGCGATCCCCGATCCGCGCCTGCAGGTCATCGTTCAGCCCAATCGCGGCGCATCGGCGGCACGCAACACCGGCATCGACCATGCCCATGGCCGCTATATCGCCTTCCTCGATTGCGACGACCGCTTCCTGCCCCATCATCTGGCCGATCTGTTGCCGCTGCTGCAGCAGGGCGAGGCGGTGGTGGCCTATGGCCAGGTTCTGGTCGACCGCGGCCAGGGCCGCAATTTCCTCAAGCCGCCACGGGCGATCGCCAGCGGGGAGGCAATCGACCGCTATCTGATGTGCGACCGGGGCTTCATCCAGACCAGCAGTCTGGCACTCAGCCGCACGCTGGCCGACCAGGTCCGCTATCGTGAGGATGTCCGCTTCGGCGACGACACAGACTTTGCCGTCCGACTGGCACTGGCCGGGGGGCAGTTCCGCATGACCGCACAGCCCGGCACCATATGGGCCGACCGGGATGCGGAACATCGCCTGTCCCATGTGCGCGGCAGCGTCGGCAGCCTCGGCTGGCTGCGCGATCTGCGCCCCCATATTTCGCCGCGCGCCTTTTCCGCCTATATGGGCTGGCACGCGGCCAAGGGCATCTGGCCGACCAGCCGGGTCCAGGCAATGCGCTATTATGCCGTCGCGCTGCTGCGCGGCGCGTTCGGGCCGCGTCTCGCCGCCACCGTCCTGATGCAGATCATCCTGCCCGATCCCGTCTATCGCCGTCTGTCGGATCGCTGGATCGACATGACCCAGCTGGTGGGTGGGAGGCCACGCCTTTGAACCGCCGCGACTTCCTGTGCGGAGCCGCCGGCATGGCGGCCTCCCTGTCGGTGCCCATAGGCGCTGCCGCGATGCCGGCGGGCCTGGCCACCCATGCCCGCGCCAAGGGGCGTTATTTCGGTGCAGCGGTCAAGTCGCGCCAGCTGCGGGAAGACGCCGGCTTTACCCAGGCCGTCGCGCGCGAATGCAATATCCTGGTCCAGGAATATGAGCTGAAACGCGGCACGACCGAGCCGAAGCCGGGCCGCTACGATTTCAGCGGCGCGGACCAGATCATCGACTTCGCGCAAAAGCATGACATGCGCGCGCGCGGCCATGCGCTGGTCTGGTATGCGGCCCAGCCGCCCTGGCTGGAGCCCGCGCTCCAGGCCGCCAGCGACCGCCAGCGCCAGACATTGATGACCAGCTACATCACCACCGCCATGCCCCGCTATGCCGGCCGCATCCAGGAATGGGATGTGGTGAACGAGGCGCTGGAACCCAATGACGGTCGTGCCGACGGCATGCGCGCCGACAGCATGTGGATGCAGGCGCTGGGCGAACATTATATCGACACGGCCTTCCACACCGCGCGCGAGACCGATCCGAAGGCGACCCTGTTCCTCACCGATTATGGCATCGAACATGACTCGCCGCGCTGCGAGCGCCGCCGGACCGCGATGCTGAAGCTGCTCGACCGGCTGAAGGCCCGCGACGTGCCGATCGACGCGATCGGCATCCAGGGTCATCTCAAACCCTATAAGGAAGGGTTCAACGAGCGCCGTTTCGCCGATTTCCTCGACCAGTTGCGCGGCTATGGCGTGAAGCTGGAAATCACCGAATTCGACATTGCCGACATTGGCGGGCCGCCCAACCCGGCCAAGCGTGACAGCGAAGTTGCCAGTGTCGGCCGTGCCTTCATCGATGTCGCGCTGGACAATCCGGCGATGCAGGCCGTGCTCTGCTGGGGCCTGTCGGACCGCTATTCCTGGCTGTCCAACTACAAGGATTATAAATGGCCCGACGGCCAGTTGTCGCGCGGATTGCCGCTGGACGGCTCCCTGCGCCGCAAGCCGCTATGGGACGCCATCGCCGCCGCCTTCGACGCTGCACCGCCGGCAGGGAGACATGTCGCATGAGAATTTCCTCGCTCACGGGCCTGCGCGGCATCGCCGCCGTCTCGGTCCTGCTCTATCATATCCCGCACGCGCCGGCTTTTGCGGCCTTTGCGATCCCGCTTTTCTCGCGCGCCTATCTGGCGGTCGATCTGTTCTTCATTCTCAGCGGCTTCGTCATTTCCTACGGCTATTATGACCGGCTGATGCACAATCTGGGGCGGTCCAGTTACATGGACTTCCTGATCAACCGCACCGCCCGCGTCTGGCCGCTGCACCTGATCGTCACGCTGGTGTTCATGGCCCGCATCCTGGTCAATGTGTCGGGGACACAGGCGATCCCGCTCGACCTGCCCAATATCCTCACCAACCTGCTGATGATCCAGAGCTGGGGTTGGGGCACCCAGCCGATCGCCGGCAACAGCTGGTCGGTCAGCACCGAGGTCGCCGCTTATCTCCTCTACCCGCTGATCGCGATCATGGCCTTTTCCCGCTGGGGCTGGGCGCAACTGGCGCTGTGCGTCGGCATCCTGATCCTCGTCGCCAGTTCCGGGCGCGGGGCCAGCGGACCGCTGGATGTCAACGATTATGACACGGTGCTCACCCTGCTGCGCTGCCTGGCCGGTTTTGCGCTGGGCGTCCTCACCTATCGCATCCGCGACATGGCGCTGACCCGCGCCCTGCTGGATGGCCCCGCTCGGTTTGCCGCCACATGTGTCATCATCGCTGTCACCTTGATGCTGCCCCGCGCGGCCGATGTGCTGGTCGTCTGCCTGATGCCGGCACTGGTGCTGACCTGCTATTATGATGGCGCCGCCGCCCGCGCGGTAATGGCCAATCCGGTCAGCTATCATCTGGGCCTCATCAGCTATTCCATCTATCTGTGGCATCCGCTGGTGCGCGACATCATGGCCCGTGTCATGGGCATCGCCCATCGCCACGGCTTTGTCGGCCATGACTGGGTCTTCATCGCCGCGATGCTGGTCGCGACCTGGCTGCTCTGCTGGGCCAGCTATCGGCTGATCGAAGTGCCCGGCCACAAGGTCATCAAATGGCTGCAGCGCGGCGGGCGTGCCCGCCCCGCCGCGGTCAAGGCCCCCGCCTGATGCCGCCCGTCCCGACCATCTGGATCGCGATCCCGACCTTCCGTCGGCCGGCCCAGTTGCGCCATCTGCTCGAGACCCTGGCCGCCATCATTCCCCATGACGATGTCAGGTTGCTGGTGGCCGACAATGATCCCGTCGGCCAGGAAGGGGCGGCCGTCGCGCACGAAATGCAGGATGATCCCCATTATCCGCTGCCCATCCGCATCCTGCATGTTCCGGAGCCTGGCCTTTGCTCGGTCCGCAACGCGATCATCGCCACCGCATTGGCCGATCCGGCGATGCACTATCTGGCGATGATCGATGATGATGAATGGCCGCAGCCCGGCTGGCTCGACGCGCTGCTGGCCTGTCGGGAAGCAAGCGGTGCCGATGTGATCGGCGGCCCGGTCGACGCCCATTTCATGCGCCCGCCTCCCCGCTGGGCACGTAGCGCCCTGGTCTTCCAGGCGGAGGATCGGCCTTCGGGACCGACCAGCATGCTGTGGGCCAGCAATAATCTGCTGCTGACCCGTGCGGCGTTGGCATTGCTGCCCGCCCCCTGGTTCGACCCGCGTTTCAATCGCAGCGGCGGCGAGGATCTGGATTATCTTACGCGGCTGCGCGACGCGGGCGCCCGCTTCGGCTGGGCCGCCGACGCCCGGGTCAGCGAATGGGTCCCGCCGGAACGGGTGCGCCTCGGCTGGGTGCTGTCCCGCATGTGGCGGATCGGCTTCACCGAGACGCTGACCCGCCGCAAGCACCGGCCCGGCATCATCGGCACCCTCGCCCTGTTCGGCCGGACGCTGGCGGTGTTCGCGATGCGCACCGCAGGCCTTCTTGCCCTGTTGCTGCCCGGCGCGCGACGGGTCGACATCGCCGGGCAGTGGATCAAATGCTGGGGCCGCCTCTATGCCCTGGCGGGCGGCGGCAGCCGCGCCTTTTACGGCGCGGAATAGACCTTGAAGCTGCGGATCGTCATGTCGCCGCTGCCGTCGGCATAGGCACCGGTCGTCTTCACCGCCACGTTCATGATCGGGTAGAAACGGAAGCCCTTGAACGGGTTGACCGACTGGTAGGTCTCCTGACCATCGACGAACCAGGTGATATAGTCACGCTGGATATCCACGGCGAACTTATGAAATCCCTGCGAGAATCCGGACAAGCCATAGGCCTGTTCCGCCTGGATCACGGCCCCGCGCTGGTCATAGCGCGTGCTGTTCGCGCCGACATGGATGGTGGACGAGATATGGCGATCGAAATCCCAATAGCTCTGATAGCCAAAGCCCTCATAGATATCGATTTCCGGCGGCCAGCCGCTGGTCGAAATCAGCCAGAAGGCGGGCCATGATCCCCGCCGGCTGGGCATTTTCGCATCCCATTCATATTGTCCATAACCGATCTGGCTCGCCAGGAAGTTGCGCCCGTCCAGGACGGACGCGCCATAATTATAGCTGGTGCCCTGATAGCTGATCGGCGTCTTGAGCAGCTGGCTGTGCAGGACCAGCCCCTTGTCGCTCCAATATACCGGCCCTTCGATCCCGGGATAGGTGGCGGTATCGACATAGAGGCCGGTTTCGCCATTCGCCGTCTGGGCGCGGCCATGCGACAGGGTGGTCGCCCACCGGTCCCAGCCGCCATCGACCGACCGCTTGTGTGTATCCTTGAGCAACTCGAACTGCAGCGTCCCCGATGGCGTGAACGTCCGCCCCTCGCGGAAGGTACCGGTCGCCTTGGCCGTCGCATCGATATAGGCCTTGGCCGTCACCGTTGCGGTCGACTGGCCCTGCAGCGCGCCCCAGGGCGCCTCACGCAGCTTGACGGTGAATTGCTGCCCTTCTGTCGCGGTCATGACCGGCACCTCGACCGTCTGGGTCAGCGGATCGCCCGGACGGAAGATGACGACGGTATCGACGGTTTTATAGTTAGTGCCCGACAGCGCCTTCAACGTCCCGGTGCCATTGACGGTAGTGATGCGCGCAATCACCGTATTGGGCGTATCGCGATCCAGATAGACCGGAACATAGGCGGTGCTGCTGCCGGGCTTGTAAGTCGCATTGCCGATCCACAATGTAGCCTTGGCCGGCAGTTTCGTGCCATTGGCAAAGTCGAAATCGGCAAAGCTGTTGGTCGTGCTGCTGGCGACCGATGCCGTGACGCTTGTGCTTGCCGTCGCGCCGATGGTGACGGTTCCGCTGTCGCTGTCCGCCGTGGTCGACAGCACCGTACTGCTGGTGGTTCCTCCGGATAATAAAGTTGCCGCGCTCGCGACGAAGATAGATGTGATGAGTGCGCCGGCTCCAAGCATGGAGCCAGCTGTCCTGCTGACCATAGTGCAACCCCCGATTTTGTGAGACCCAAGGGTCCCCCATGGGGGTTAACAAAAGCTTCCAGGCAAGCTCGACCCGTCGCAAATCCGCCATTTTTGCGACGGGCCGTGGAACTTTTACTCGGCGGCTTCAACCAGGATTTCAGGCTGGGGCGGCATGCCCCGGCCAACGCTGTCATAGATAAAGCCAGCGGCCTCAGCGACTTCTGGACGGTAGATGTTGCGCAGGTCGACCAGGCCATTGCCTGCCATCACGCCACGAAGGCGGGTAAGGTCAAGGGCGCGCAAGGCATCCCATTCGGTGACCAGAACCACCGCCGCAGCCCCCTGCGCCGCGCTGTAGGGATCCCGTGCAAAGGCCACCTCACGCAGCAGCGGCTGCGCTGCCTCCATGCCCTCGGGATCATAGGCACGCACCTGCGCTCCGGCATCCTGCAACGCCTGGATGATCGATAGCGACGGCGCATCGCGCATATCATCGGTATTGGGTTTGAAGGTCAGCCCCAGCACGGCGATCGTCTTGCCACGCACCGACCCATTGCACACCGCAATCACCTTGCGCGCCATCGCCCGCTTGCGGCTTTCATTGACCGCGACCGTTGTCTCGATCAGCCGGATCGGTGCCCCGGCATCTTCGGCCGTCTTGACCAGCGCCAGCGTATCCTTGGGGAAACAGGAACCGCCATAGCCAGGCCCCGCATGCAGGAATTTTGAACCAATACGGTTATCCAACCCAATACCGCGTGCCACCTGCTGCACATCGGCACCGACCCGCTCGCACAGTTCGGCCATTTCGTTGATATAGGTGATCTTCATCGCCAGGAAGGCGTTGGCGGCATATTTGATCAGTTCGCTCGTACGCCGGCCGGTGAACTGGATCGGCGCCTGGTTCAGGTAGAGTGGGCGATATACTTCTTCCATCACCGGCCGCGCTCGT
The sequence above is drawn from the Sphingobium sp. AP49 genome and encodes:
- a CDS encoding glycosyltransferase family 2 protein: MSAWQPPSVLQKQAAQPLFSVIIPTYQRRDKVVEAVLSALDQSIALIEVIVVVDGSTDGTEQALAAIPDPRLQVIVQPNRGASAARNTGIDHAHGRYIAFLDCDDRFLPHHLADLLPLLQQGEAVVAYGQVLVDRGQGRNFLKPPRAIASGEAIDRYLMCDRGFIQTSSLALSRTLADQVRYREDVRFGDDTDFAVRLALAGGQFRMTAQPGTIWADRDAEHRLSHVRGSVGSLGWLRDLRPHISPRAFSAYMGWHAAKGIWPTSRVQAMRYYAVALLRGAFGPRLAATVLMQIILPDPVYRRLSDRWIDMTQLVGGRPRL
- a CDS encoding endo-1,4-beta-xylanase — protein: MNRRDFLCGAAGMAASLSVPIGAAAMPAGLATHARAKGRYFGAAVKSRQLREDAGFTQAVARECNILVQEYELKRGTTEPKPGRYDFSGADQIIDFAQKHDMRARGHALVWYAAQPPWLEPALQAASDRQRQTLMTSYITTAMPRYAGRIQEWDVVNEALEPNDGRADGMRADSMWMQALGEHYIDTAFHTARETDPKATLFLTDYGIEHDSPRCERRRTAMLKLLDRLKARDVPIDAIGIQGHLKPYKEGFNERRFADFLDQLRGYGVKLEITEFDIADIGGPPNPAKRDSEVASVGRAFIDVALDNPAMQAVLCWGLSDRYSWLSNYKDYKWPDGQLSRGLPLDGSLRRKPLWDAIAAAFDAAPPAGRHVA
- a CDS encoding acyltransferase gives rise to the protein MRISSLTGLRGIAAVSVLLYHIPHAPAFAAFAIPLFSRAYLAVDLFFILSGFVISYGYYDRLMHNLGRSSYMDFLINRTARVWPLHLIVTLVFMARILVNVSGTQAIPLDLPNILTNLLMIQSWGWGTQPIAGNSWSVSTEVAAYLLYPLIAIMAFSRWGWAQLALCVGILILVASSGRGASGPLDVNDYDTVLTLLRCLAGFALGVLTYRIRDMALTRALLDGPARFAATCVIIAVTLMLPRAADVLVVCLMPALVLTCYYDGAAARAVMANPVSYHLGLISYSIYLWHPLVRDIMARVMGIAHRHGFVGHDWVFIAAMLVATWLLCWASYRLIEVPGHKVIKWLQRGGRARPAAVKAPA
- a CDS encoding glycosyltransferase, translated to MPPVPTIWIAIPTFRRPAQLRHLLETLAAIIPHDDVRLLVADNDPVGQEGAAVAHEMQDDPHYPLPIRILHVPEPGLCSVRNAIIATALADPAMHYLAMIDDDEWPQPGWLDALLACREASGADVIGGPVDAHFMRPPPRWARSALVFQAEDRPSGPTSMLWASNNLLLTRAALALLPAPWFDPRFNRSGGEDLDYLTRLRDAGARFGWAADARVSEWVPPERVRLGWVLSRMWRIGFTETLTRRKHRPGIIGTLALFGRTLAVFAMRTAGLLALLLPGARRVDIAGQWIKCWGRLYALAGGGSRAFYGAE
- a CDS encoding glycoside hydrolase family 16 protein; translated protein: MLSTTADSDSGTVTIGATASTSVTASVASSTTNSFADFDFANGTKLPAKATLWIGNATYKPGSSTAYVPVYLDRDTPNTVIARITTVNGTGTLKALSGTNYKTVDTVVIFRPGDPLTQTVEVPVMTATEGQQFTVKLREAPWGALQGQSTATVTAKAYIDATAKATGTFREGRTFTPSGTLQFELLKDTHKRSVDGGWDRWATTLSHGRAQTANGETGLYVDTATYPGIEGPVYWSDKGLVLHSQLLKTPISYQGTSYNYGASVLDGRNFLASQIGYGQYEWDAKMPSRRGSWPAFWLISTSGWPPEIDIYEGFGYQSYWDFDRHISSTIHVGANSTRYDQRGAVIQAEQAYGLSGFSQGFHKFAVDIQRDYITWFVDGQETYQSVNPFKGFRFYPIMNVAVKTTGAYADGSGDMTIRSFKVYSAP
- a CDS encoding UDP-glucose/GDP-mannose dehydrogenase family protein, translated to MRIVMTGSGYVGLVSGACLADFGHEIVCVDKDESKIAKLREGGVPIYEPGLGDLIARNVKAERLTFTTDLAGAVADADVVFIAVGTPARRGDGHADLSYVYDAAREIAKSLRGFTVVVTKSTVPVGTGDEVERIIRETNPDAQFAVASNPEFLREGAAIQDFKRPDRIVVGIEDERARPVMEEVYRPLYLNQAPIQFTGRRTSELIKYAANAFLAMKITYINEMAELCERVGADVQQVARGIGLDNRIGSKFLHAGPGYGGSCFPKDTLALVKTAEDAGAPIRLIETTVAVNESRKRAMARKVIAVCNGSVRGKTIAVLGLTFKPNTDDMRDAPSLSIIQALQDAGAQVRAYDPEGMEAAQPLLREVAFARDPYSAAQGAAAVVLVTEWDALRALDLTRLRGVMAGNGLVDLRNIYRPEVAEAAGFIYDSVGRGMPPQPEILVEAAE